The Sphingomonas aliaeris genome segment CTTCCCTAAATCCGCCACCCCGTCACTCCCGCGCCCACCGGGATCTACAATCACGCCGGTCGGCAACCAAAAGACGGGCTGGCAGCATGGCTTCACCGGACTCACAAAGGACGGGCACCATTGGCAGGGTGGTCGCGAGCCGCGACGCGATACAAGCTCAGCACGACCGGTTCGGGAAAAGTCTACCCGTCACGACGAAGGCGGGCGAACGCCCCTACAGCAACTTATCCAACGTGATCGGCAAGTCCCGCACGCGCCGTCCGGTCGCGTTGAACACCGCATTCGCCACCGCCGCGCCGACGCCCGTAATCCCGATCTCGCCGATGCCGTGCGCGCCCATCGGCGTGTGGGGGTCGGGAATGTCGGTCCAGATCACGTCGATGTCCGGCACGTCCAGATGCACCGGCACGTGATATTCCGCGAGGCTCGGGTTCATGATCCGCCCGTTGCGTTCGTCGAACTGCGTTTCCTCCATCAGCGCGAGGCCAAGCCCCATGATGATGCCGCCGCGGAACTGGCTGCGCGCCGTCTTGGCGTTCAGGATACGCCCCGTATCGAACGATCCCAGGAACCGGCTCACGCGCGGCTCGCCCGTCACCGTGTTCACCCGCACTTCGCAGAACATCGCGCCATAGGAATGCATCGACCAGTGCATCTGCTCCAGCGGCTGCGACGCATTTTCCGTCACGCTCACGCTGTCGCGCTGCGCCCGGCCGAGGATCGAGGCATAGCTTTCGCGCCGCCCCGGTTCGTCCAGCTTGGCCAGCCCGCCATCCTCGCTGCCGACGTCGTCCGGTGACAGGCCGGCAAGCGGGGAATCGTTGCCCGCCAGCTTGATCAACTCGGCGACCAGCGACCGGTGCGCCGCGATCACCGCGCCGCCGATCGCCGCGGTCTGCTGCGAACCACCCGCCATGATCGCGCCGGGGATGTTCGTATCACCGTAGGCGACATCCACGCGGTCCATCGGCAGGCCCAGCCGTTCCGCCGCGACGATCGCCGTCGTGGTCGACGTGCCCATGCCCATTTCATGCGCCGCGACTTCCACCTTGGCGCGGATGTCGCCTGATCCGTCGGTCGTCAGCGTAATCCGCGCCGCCGCGCCCGGCATGCGGTAATACGGATAGGTCGCGGTCGCGCAGCCCATGCCGACCAGCCATTCGCCTTCGCGCCGCATCCCCGGCGCCGCACTCCGCTTCGACCAGCCGAACCGCTCCGCGCCTGCATTCCACGCCTCGACGATATGTCGCGACGAGAATGGCAGGCCGGACGTCGGGTCCTTTTCCGGTTCGTTGCGCAGCCGCAGGTCGATCGGGTCCATCCCCAGTTCGACCGCCAGTTCGTCGATCGCCGATTCCAGCGCGAACGTGCCGACGGCCTCCCCGGCGCGCGCATGAAGGTGTTGGCGAGCATGTTCATCTTGGTGATCTCGACCTGCAACTTCATCGTGTCGGCCGCATAACCGGATCGCGTGCCGAGGATGAACGGCTCGGGCATGTTGTTGTGCGGCGTCATCGGTGCGATCCCGGTATGGATCAGCGCGTTGAAATGGCCGTCCGGCTCCGCCCCGATCGCGACGCGCTGTTCGGTCAGCGTACGTCCGCCGACGATGCGGTACACGCCTTCGCGCGACAGCGTGATCCGCACCGGTCGCCCCAAGGCCTTCGCCGCTGCCGCGCCCAGTATCTGGTGGTCCCACAATCCCTTGCTGCCGAATCCGCCGCCGACATAAGGCGATGTGATCCGCACCTGGTCCGCCTCCAGATCGAACACGTCGGCGATCGTCGCGGCCTCCGCCGTGACCATCTGGCTGGCATCGTGAATGATCAAATCGCCATCGATCCAGGCGATCGTCGCCGCATGCGGCTCGATCGCATTATGGTTGTGGCGTGGCGTCCGGTACAGATTGTCCACCCGGTGCGGCGCATCGGCCAGCGCTTTGTCCGCATCGCCGATCTCGTCCAGCAGCGGCTGGCCCATGAACAGGCCCTGTTCGGTCAATGCGGCGCGCGCCGTCTCGAACGATGTCGTGGACGGTGCGGCATCATAGGTCACCGCGATCAACGACTTCGCATGATCCGCCTGTTCCTGCGTCTCGGCCAGCACGACCGCGACCGGCTGGCCGTTCCAGTGGACGCTGTCGTCCTGCATGATCGGCAGGTCGGACGGTCCCGCGGCGGTCGGGGACGATCCGAACACCGCCGGCGGGTTCATCCGCGGGGCGTTCAGGTGCGTCATCACCAGCACCACGCCGGGCGAGGCCTCCGCTGCGGCCGTGTCGATCGCCGCAATCCGGCCGCGCGGGATCGTGGCATAGGCGAGCGCGGCATAGACCATGTCATCCATGCGCACTTCCGCTGCAAAACGTGCCGCGCCGCGCACCTTCAACGGCCCATCCAGCCGCGACACCGAAGACCCGATAAGCCCATGTTTTTGCTGGATCAACGGGTCGGGAATCCCACCTGGAATCCAACTGTCCGGCGCCAGCGGCACCAGCTTCGACATTGCCGTTTGAATAACCGTTTGCGCGGCAACTTTGGCATCTTCCACGATCTTCATGCCGAAACCTCCGCCAGTTCGCCAAGCACCGCGCTCATCGTCCGCGTCGCCAGCCCGATCTTGAATCCATTGTCACGCAGCGGCCGCGCCTCGGCCATTTCCGCCTGCGCCGCCGCCCGAAAAGCCTCGATCGTCGCCGGCCCGCCGATCAACGCCGCCTCGGCCTTCGTCGCGCGCCACGGCTTGTGCGCCACGCCCCCAGCGCGATCCGGACATCGCGCACGACGCCGTCCTCGACCGCGATCGCAGCAGCGACGGAGACCAGCGCAAACGCATAGCTCGCCCGGTCCCGCACCTTGCGATACGTCGAGTTCCCAGCGAACGTCAGCGCGGGCAATTCGATCGCGGTAATCAGCTCGCCCGGCTCCAGCACCGTGTCGATCTCCGGATGATCCCCCGGCAGCCGGTGCAGGTCCACGAACGGCAGCGTCCGCGCGCCACCCGCGCCTTCCAGATGAACGATTGCATCCAGCGCCGCCAGCGCCACGCACATATCCGACGGATGCGTCGCGACGCACGCATCCGACGTACCCAGTATCGCATGCCCGCGGTCGAACCCGCCGATCGCATCACAGCCCGATCCCGGCTGGCGCTTGTTGCAGCGCGAACCGTCCGTATCGTAGAAATAGGTACAGCGCGTCCGTTGCAGCATGTTCCCGCCGACCGTCGCCATGTTGCGGATCTGCGCCGAAGCCCCTGCCAATACCGCGCGTGCCAGCACCGGATAGCGGGTGCGTACTGCAATATGTTCGGCAAGTGCGGTGTTGCGCACACCCGCTCCGATCATCAGTCCGCCGCTTTCCGTCTCCTGGATCGAACCGGAAAAGCCGGTCACGTCGATCAAAGTCGCGGGCCGCGCGATCGTCTCGCGCATCAGATCCACCAGATTGGTCCCGCCGCCGAGGTACGCCGCAGACCCGACCGCACCCAAACGCAGCGCTTCGCTGGTATCCCCGGCGCGAGCATAATCGAACGGGGTCATGCCGCCATCTCCGATGCGACGGTTTCGGTGATCGCGTCGATGATGCCGTTATGCGCCCCACACCGGCACAGATTGCCGCTCATCCGTTCCTGCAATTCCTCGCGGGTCAGCGTGACCCGTTCTGCGGACAGGTCGCCACTGACATGGCTGGGCAACCCGCGCTTCGCCTCCGCCGCCATGCCGATCGCGGAGCAGATCTGGCCCGGCGTGCAATACCCGCACTGGAACCCGTCATGATCGATGAACGCCTGTTGCAGCGGGTGAAGGCCGCCCTCCCCGCTCAACCCCTCGATCGTCGCGATCTCGCGCCCGTCGAACTGAACCGCAAGCGCGAGGCAGGACAGGATCCGGTCGCCATCCGCCAGCACCGTGCAGGCACCGCATGCGCCCTGGTTGCAGCCTTTCTTCGTCCCCGACAGATGAAGCCCTTCGCGCAACAGGTCCAGCAGCGACACGCGGGGATCGCCCGGCAGGTCCACGGGCGAACCATTGACGATTATCGGCATCGGGGTCTCCTGAACGACGGTCGACGCGCGTCCGCCTGCGGGGCGCGATCTCGGCGACAAACTGCGCGCGTCGGGATGACTATGCAACGATTGCGTTGCATCACAGGATATTAAGGCAGATTTATCGCGCCCTCGCCCCCCTTTCGCATTGCCGGACGTTGGGCTTATGATCGCCTGATACAATCGAAAGATCCCGATGACCGACAAGCGCAGTCTGCCGCACTCCCCCGGACCCGCCGGCGGGTGGGGATCCCTGAAGGGCATCGCTCAAATCTTCGGTGAGACATGGGCGACGCCCAGCGTGCTCGCTACGCTCGGGCAGCTGAACAAACCCAAAGGCGTGATGTGCGTCTCCTGCGCATGGCCGAAGCCCGCAAACTATTCAGCGTTCGAATTCTGCGAGAACGGTGCGAAGGCGACCCTGTGGGAGATGACCAGCGCGCGCTGCACGCCGGTATTCTGGGCGAAATCAGGTCATACCGTCACCGCGCTCCGCGACTGGGCGGACCACGATCTGGAGATGACCGGGCGTCTGACCCACCCCCTGCGCTACGACGCGGTCAGCGATCGCTATCTGGAA includes the following:
- a CDS encoding 2Fe-2S iron-sulfur cluster-binding protein, which produces MPIIVNGSPVDLPGDPRVSLLDLLREGLHLSGTKKGCNQGACGACTVLADGDRILSCLALAVQFDGREIATIEGLSGEGGLHPLQQAFIDHDGFQCGYCTPGQICSAIGMAAEAKRGLPSHVSGDLSAERVTLTREELQERMSGNLCRCGAHNGIIDAITETVASEMAA